In the Taeniopygia guttata chromosome 12, bTaeGut7.mat, whole genome shotgun sequence genome, one interval contains:
- the LOC100220728 gene encoding D-threitol dehydrogenase isoform X1, giving the protein MFVHMMRARKILLIGKLKGYSILDIAEELPNNGKIFACAETPYLGVNSQEAFDYSSDGKKISMQVGPIADTLEALHAEDEHFDIVFIDADQRNAVQYYSFVMDNHLLSMDAVICVENTLMKGQVYLENVSDENVLALRKLNSVINSDPRVEQVILPVQSGLSLIRRSPVPPDAVIESKTEVLKDDVFWGCNQRRILERLRLDGRVAYVTGARQGIGRAFAHALGEAGAKVAVVDLVLAKAEAVACELSLKGIKSLALAADVSKPEDVQRMVDAIVARWGTVHIACNNAGINLNSASEETSLEEWDKTFNVNLRGLFLCCQAAGRIMLNQGYGKIINTASMASLIVPHPQKQLAYNASKAGVVKLTQTLGTEWIDRGVKVNCISPGIVDTPLIRSQELRPLVRRWLNDIPAGRLAQPTDLQAAVVYLASEASDYMTGHNLVIEGGQSLW; this is encoded by the exons ATGTTTGTCCATATGATGAGAGCCAGGAAGATTTTATTAATTGGCAAGCTTAAAGGTTACAGTATCCTTGATATTGCAGAGGAATTGCCAAACAATGGCAAAATCTTTGCCTGTGCAGAAACGCCGTATCTCGGAGTGAACAGCCAGGAAGCATTTGATTATTCCTCAGATGGCAAAAAGATAAGCATGCAAGTGGGACCAATTGCAGACACCTTGGAG gcatTACATGCTGAGGACGAGCACTTTGATATAGTCTTTATTGATGCTGATCAAAGGAATGCTGTTCAGTACTACAGCTTTGTCATGGATAACCACTTGCTGAGCATGGATGCAGTGATCTGTGTAGAGAATACACTCATGAAAGGACAAGTCTACCTGGAGAATGTATCAGATGAAAATGTACTAGCtctcagaaaattaaattcagtgATTAATTCAGATCCTCGTGTTGAGCAG GTGATTTTGCCTGTGCAGAGTGGACTGAGCCTCATTCGGAGGAGCCCTGTGCCTCCAGATGCAGTGATTGAATCCAAG ACAGAAGTGCTGAAGGATGATGTCTTCTGGGGCTGCAACCAGCGCCGCATCCTGGAGCGGCTGCGTTTGGACGGCAGGGTGGCCTATGTCACAGGAGCAAGGCAGGGAATCGGCAGGGCCTTTGCCCACGCCCTGGGGGAAGCTGGGGCTAAAGTGGCTGTGGTGGACCTGGTCCTTGCCAAGGCAGAAGCGGTGGCATGTGAGCTCAGCCTCAAAG GCATTAAAAGCCTTGCCCTGGCAGCAGATGTAAGTAAGCCTGAGGATGTGCAAAGGATGGTGGATGCAATTGTGGCTCGCTGGGGCACAGTGCACATCGCATGCAACAATGCAGGAATCAATCTGAACTCTGCAAGTGAAGAGACTTCCCTGGAGGAATGGGACAAAACTTTTAATGTTAATTTGCGAGGATTATTTTTGTGCTGCCAA GCTGCAGGCCGCATTATGCTGAATCAAGGATATGGGAAGATAATTAACACAGCATCTATGGCAAGTTTAATAG TCCCTCACCCACAGAAGCAGTTGGCGTACAACGCCTCCAAAGCCGGGGTCGTAAAATTAACACAGACATTGGGAACCGAGTGGATTGACAGAGGAGTAAAAGTCAACTGCATTTCCCC GGGCATCGTTGACACGCCACTGATCCGCTCGCAGGAGCTGCGGCCGCTGGTGCGGCGCTGGCTGAACGACATTCCGGCCGGGAGACTGGCCCAGCCCACGGACCTGCAGGCTGCCGTGGTCTACCTGGCCTCCGAAGCCTCGGACTACATGACAGGCCACAACCTGGTCATCGAGGGTGGCCAGAGCCTGTGGTGA
- the LOC100220728 gene encoding uncharacterized protein isoform X2 yields the protein MKFCQILWLNPYLSVLRLGFFFNDHLKGTSNFHCEQSIVFLVVLFSNFHSCLSTGQIFRMFVHMMRARKILLIGKLKGYSILDIAEELPNNGKIFACAETPYLGVNSQEAFDYSSDGKKISMQVGPIADTLEALHAEDEHFDIVFIDADQRNAVQYYSFVMDNHLLSMDAVICVENTLMKGQVYLENVSDENVLALRKLNSVINSDPRVEQVILPVQSGLSLIRRSPVPPDAVIESKTEVLKDDVFWGCNQRRILERLRLDGRVAYVTGARQGIGRAFAHALGEAGAKVAVVDLVLAKAEAVACELSLKGIKSLALAADVSKPEDVQRMVDAIVARWGTVHIACNNAGINLNSASEETSLEEWDKTFNVNLRGLFLCCQAAGRIMLNQGYGKIINTASMASLIVPHPQKQLAYNASKAGVVKLTQTLGTEWIDRGVKVNCISPCCLSFWAGLLAKPLVTAGASLTRH from the exons ATGAAATTTTGTCAGATTCTGTGGTTAAACCCTTATTTGAGTGTTTTAagattaggatttttttttaatgatcacTTAAAAGGCACATCTAATTTTCATTGTGAACAAAGTATAGTCTTTCTCgtggttttattttcaaattttcattcTTGTCTTTCCACAGGCCAAATTTTTAGGATGTTTGTCCATATGATGAGAGCCAGGAAGATTTTATTAATTGGCAAGCTTAAAGGTTACAGTATCCTTGATATTGCAGAGGAATTGCCAAACAATGGCAAAATCTTTGCCTGTGCAGAAACGCCGTATCTCGGAGTGAACAGCCAGGAAGCATTTGATTATTCCTCAGATGGCAAAAAGATAAGCATGCAAGTGGGACCAATTGCAGACACCTTGGAG gcatTACATGCTGAGGACGAGCACTTTGATATAGTCTTTATTGATGCTGATCAAAGGAATGCTGTTCAGTACTACAGCTTTGTCATGGATAACCACTTGCTGAGCATGGATGCAGTGATCTGTGTAGAGAATACACTCATGAAAGGACAAGTCTACCTGGAGAATGTATCAGATGAAAATGTACTAGCtctcagaaaattaaattcagtgATTAATTCAGATCCTCGTGTTGAGCAG GTGATTTTGCCTGTGCAGAGTGGACTGAGCCTCATTCGGAGGAGCCCTGTGCCTCCAGATGCAGTGATTGAATCCAAG ACAGAAGTGCTGAAGGATGATGTCTTCTGGGGCTGCAACCAGCGCCGCATCCTGGAGCGGCTGCGTTTGGACGGCAGGGTGGCCTATGTCACAGGAGCAAGGCAGGGAATCGGCAGGGCCTTTGCCCACGCCCTGGGGGAAGCTGGGGCTAAAGTGGCTGTGGTGGACCTGGTCCTTGCCAAGGCAGAAGCGGTGGCATGTGAGCTCAGCCTCAAAG GCATTAAAAGCCTTGCCCTGGCAGCAGATGTAAGTAAGCCTGAGGATGTGCAAAGGATGGTGGATGCAATTGTGGCTCGCTGGGGCACAGTGCACATCGCATGCAACAATGCAGGAATCAATCTGAACTCTGCAAGTGAAGAGACTTCCCTGGAGGAATGGGACAAAACTTTTAATGTTAATTTGCGAGGATTATTTTTGTGCTGCCAA GCTGCAGGCCGCATTATGCTGAATCAAGGATATGGGAAGATAATTAACACAGCATCTATGGCAAGTTTAATAG TCCCTCACCCACAGAAGCAGTTGGCGTACAACGCCTCCAAAGCCGGGGTCGTAAAATTAACACAGACATTGGGAACCGAGTGGATTGACAGAGGAGTAAAAGTCAACTGCATTTCCCC GTGCTGCCTTTCCTTCTGGGCAGGACTCCTTGCTAAACCTTTGGTCACTGCAGGGGCATCGTTGACACGCCACTGA
- the LOC100220728 gene encoding uncharacterized protein isoform X3: MKFCQILWLNPYLSVLRLGFFFNDHLKGTSNFHCEQSIVFLVVLFSNFHSCLSTGQIFRMFVHMMRARKILLIGKLKGYSILDIAEELPNNGKIFACAETPYLGVNSQEAFDYSSDGKKISMQVGPIADTLEALHAEDEHFDIVFIDADQRNAVQYYSFVMDNHLLSMDAVICVENTLMKGQVYLENVSDENVLALRKLNSVINSDPRVEQVILPVQSGLSLIRRSPVPPDAVIESKTEVLKDDVFWGCNQRRILERLRLDGRVAYVTGARQGIGRAFAHALGEAGAKVAVVDLVLAKAEAVACELSLKGIKSLALAADVSKPEDVQRMVDAIVARWGTVHIACNNAGINLNSASEETSLEEWDKTFNVNLRGLFLCCQAAGRIMLNQGYGKIINTASMASLIGASLTRH; the protein is encoded by the exons ATGAAATTTTGTCAGATTCTGTGGTTAAACCCTTATTTGAGTGTTTTAagattaggatttttttttaatgatcacTTAAAAGGCACATCTAATTTTCATTGTGAACAAAGTATAGTCTTTCTCgtggttttattttcaaattttcattcTTGTCTTTCCACAGGCCAAATTTTTAGGATGTTTGTCCATATGATGAGAGCCAGGAAGATTTTATTAATTGGCAAGCTTAAAGGTTACAGTATCCTTGATATTGCAGAGGAATTGCCAAACAATGGCAAAATCTTTGCCTGTGCAGAAACGCCGTATCTCGGAGTGAACAGCCAGGAAGCATTTGATTATTCCTCAGATGGCAAAAAGATAAGCATGCAAGTGGGACCAATTGCAGACACCTTGGAG gcatTACATGCTGAGGACGAGCACTTTGATATAGTCTTTATTGATGCTGATCAAAGGAATGCTGTTCAGTACTACAGCTTTGTCATGGATAACCACTTGCTGAGCATGGATGCAGTGATCTGTGTAGAGAATACACTCATGAAAGGACAAGTCTACCTGGAGAATGTATCAGATGAAAATGTACTAGCtctcagaaaattaaattcagtgATTAATTCAGATCCTCGTGTTGAGCAG GTGATTTTGCCTGTGCAGAGTGGACTGAGCCTCATTCGGAGGAGCCCTGTGCCTCCAGATGCAGTGATTGAATCCAAG ACAGAAGTGCTGAAGGATGATGTCTTCTGGGGCTGCAACCAGCGCCGCATCCTGGAGCGGCTGCGTTTGGACGGCAGGGTGGCCTATGTCACAGGAGCAAGGCAGGGAATCGGCAGGGCCTTTGCCCACGCCCTGGGGGAAGCTGGGGCTAAAGTGGCTGTGGTGGACCTGGTCCTTGCCAAGGCAGAAGCGGTGGCATGTGAGCTCAGCCTCAAAG GCATTAAAAGCCTTGCCCTGGCAGCAGATGTAAGTAAGCCTGAGGATGTGCAAAGGATGGTGGATGCAATTGTGGCTCGCTGGGGCACAGTGCACATCGCATGCAACAATGCAGGAATCAATCTGAACTCTGCAAGTGAAGAGACTTCCCTGGAGGAATGGGACAAAACTTTTAATGTTAATTTGCGAGGATTATTTTTGTGCTGCCAA GCTGCAGGCCGCATTATGCTGAATCAAGGATATGGGAAGATAATTAACACAGCATCTATGGCAAGTTTAATAG GGGCATCGTTGACACGCCACTGA